Proteins encoded by one window of Salmonirosea aquatica:
- the dinB gene encoding DNA polymerase IV, producing the protein MDAFFASVEQRDHPELRGKPVAVGGGGDRGVVAAASYEARKYGVRSAMASRTARQKCPHLIFVKSRFEVYKQVSAQIRAIFADYTPLIEPLSLDEAYLDVTENLRGIKSATLIAQEIKQRIRQATQLTASAGVSYNKFLAKLASDHRKPDGIFVIKPEEGKDFVAQLPIERFHGIGRVTAQKMHELGILTGLDLRQQTESFLRQHFGKAGGHYFRIARAEDERPVEPDRVRKSVGSENTFAQDLDTLAEMQGGLIPLLDDVWKWCERTGVYGRTVTVKIKLNDFQIMTRSRSSFLPIRERGFFENLAFELLEENFPLPLPVRLLGVSLSNLEDSQPYEGKQLTLTF; encoded by the coding sequence ATGGACGCGTTTTTCGCCTCCGTCGAGCAGCGCGACCATCCCGAGCTACGTGGCAAACCCGTGGCCGTGGGGGGCGGCGGTGATAGGGGCGTGGTGGCCGCGGCTAGCTACGAAGCGCGCAAATACGGCGTGCGATCGGCCATGGCGTCCCGAACGGCGAGGCAAAAATGCCCGCATCTGATCTTTGTCAAATCCCGTTTTGAAGTATATAAGCAGGTATCGGCGCAAATCCGCGCCATTTTCGCCGACTATACCCCCCTGATCGAACCCCTTTCGCTGGATGAAGCCTACCTCGATGTGACGGAAAACTTGCGGGGTATCAAATCGGCTACACTCATTGCGCAGGAAATCAAGCAACGCATCCGGCAGGCAACTCAGCTTACAGCTTCGGCGGGAGTATCGTACAATAAGTTTCTGGCCAAGCTGGCCTCCGACCACCGCAAGCCGGATGGTATATTTGTAATAAAACCCGAAGAAGGCAAGGACTTCGTTGCGCAGCTACCCATCGAACGCTTCCACGGCATAGGGCGGGTAACGGCTCAGAAAATGCACGAACTGGGTATCCTGACCGGCCTCGACCTACGCCAGCAAACGGAAAGTTTTCTGCGGCAACACTTCGGCAAAGCGGGCGGGCATTACTTCCGCATTGCCCGCGCCGAGGACGAGCGCCCCGTCGAGCCCGACCGCGTGCGCAAGTCGGTGGGCTCGGAAAATACCTTTGCTCAGGATCTGGATACGTTGGCCGAAATGCAGGGCGGGCTGATTCCGCTCCTGGACGATGTGTGGAAATGGTGCGAGCGTACCGGGGTATATGGCCGCACCGTGACGGTAAAAATTAAACTGAACGACTTTCAGATCATGACGCGCAGCCGCTCGTCGTTCCTGCCGATCCGGGAACGGGGCTTTTTTGAAAACCTGGCCTTCGAGCTTTTGGAAGAAAATTTTCCCCTACCGCTTCCGGTTCGGCTGCTGGGCGTTTCGCTTTCCAACCTCGAAGATTCCCAGCCTTACGAGGGCAAGCAACTGACACTTACTTTTTGA
- a CDS encoding glycerophosphodiester phosphodiesterase family protein, with product MHFQSIRVIGPALWYLLVAISVHGQEVPAKRYPVVVIAHRGNHVKVPENTLAACKEAIRVGADYVEVDLRTTKDGKMVLLHDATVNRTTDGQGPLSDLTWKEVKHLHLKTTDSKKYSIPEFKRILKLCKGKINVYLDFKEADIGQTWKLIQQANMENQVIVYLNKEEQYQQWKNTAPNLPLMTSLPEKYLTNHDLETFLKKVNVQVLDNLKTPERVEEARKHGVDVWLDVQSPTEGPISWNAALQKGVSGMQTDHPEALIRYLKQRNLH from the coding sequence ATGCACTTTCAATCGATACGCGTAATCGGCCCGGCGCTCTGGTACCTGCTTGTTGCTATTTCAGTTCATGGGCAGGAAGTGCCTGCCAAGCGGTACCCTGTGGTGGTGATCGCGCACCGGGGAAACCATGTCAAGGTGCCTGAAAACACCTTGGCCGCTTGCAAGGAAGCCATCAGGGTCGGTGCCGATTATGTGGAAGTCGATCTGCGAACGACAAAAGACGGGAAAATGGTGTTGCTCCACGATGCTACCGTAAATCGCACTACCGATGGGCAGGGGCCGCTAAGCGATTTGACCTGGAAGGAAGTCAAACATCTGCACTTGAAAACGACTGATTCAAAAAAGTACAGCATCCCCGAGTTCAAGCGCATTTTGAAACTTTGCAAGGGAAAGATAAATGTGTACCTGGATTTTAAAGAGGCTGATATAGGCCAAACCTGGAAATTGATTCAGCAGGCCAACATGGAAAACCAGGTTATTGTCTATCTCAATAAGGAAGAACAGTATCAGCAATGGAAAAATACCGCCCCTAATCTGCCGTTGATGACGAGTCTGCCGGAAAAATATTTGACAAACCATGATCTGGAAACTTTTCTTAAAAAGGTCAACGTGCAGGTGCTGGACAATCTGAAGACCCCGGAACGCGTGGAGGAAGCCAGAAAGCACGGAGTGGACGTATGGCTCGATGTGCAGTCACCCACCGAAGGCCCCATAAGTTGGAATGCTGCCTTACAAAAAGGCGTGTCGGGAATGCAGACCGATCATCCCGAGGCGTTGATCCGGTATCTGAAACAGCGAAACCTTCATTAA
- a CDS encoding helix-turn-helix domain-containing protein: MSVFFAQNISFLRNNHESRPSQQKLAEELGFKKSTLAAWESGRAKPSFEDMLRLADYFKISCDDLLTNDLSTMQVRPWVKEENLRVLVTTVNAENQENIEYVPVRAMGGYAQGYGDVDYISELPAFQLPFLARDRKYRAFPYEGDSMPPLREGCTVMGEFVENWHSIKSGTICLVVTQDEGVVLKKVFNYLEEKGLLVLKSTNERYAPYPVMRDDIHEIWRFAGYFDTEFPR, from the coding sequence ATGTCTGTGTTTTTTGCTCAAAATATTTCATTCCTCAGAAACAATCACGAGTCCCGGCCTTCCCAGCAAAAGCTGGCCGAGGAGTTGGGATTCAAAAAATCGACCCTGGCGGCCTGGGAATCGGGACGGGCCAAGCCTTCCTTTGAGGACATGCTGCGCCTGGCCGATTATTTCAAAATATCGTGCGACGACCTGCTTACTAATGACCTGTCTACCATGCAGGTCCGGCCCTGGGTCAAAGAAGAAAATTTGCGGGTACTGGTGACGACCGTTAACGCTGAAAACCAGGAAAACATCGAGTATGTACCCGTACGGGCGATGGGCGGCTACGCGCAGGGCTACGGCGACGTAGATTACATCAGTGAACTACCCGCCTTTCAGCTACCTTTCCTGGCGCGGGACCGCAAGTACCGTGCTTTCCCCTACGAGGGTGACTCGATGCCACCCTTACGCGAAGGATGTACCGTCATGGGCGAATTTGTGGAAAACTGGCATTCGATCAAGAGCGGTACGATTTGTCTGGTCGTCACGCAGGACGAGGGGGTGGTGCTCAAAAAAGTGTTCAATTATCTGGAAGAAAAAGGTCTGCTGGTGCTGAAATCTACCAACGAGCGTTACGCGCCTTATCCCGTAATGCGCGACGATATTCACGAAATCTGGCGCTTCGCCGGATACTTCGACACGGAATTCCCCCGCTAA
- a CDS encoding sulfatase family protein, giving the protein MQRTRSFLFACLSILLAGKPLMAQKTATSTKQASVQPNIIFILTDDQRWDALGYAGNKLIHTPEMDKLARQGVYFKNAAVSTPICAASRATLLSGMYERSHRYSFTTGPIRDEYMETAYPKVLRDAGYYTGFFGKFGVKYKDKEKLFDVHDDYDRGPYPDRRGYYYKKIGNDTVHLTRYTGQQALDFLDKAPKDKPFCLSLSFSAPHAHDSAKDQYFWQKETDHLLASTEMPKADLSEDMYFNRLPKPVRDGFNRTRWYWRYDTPEKYQHSVKGYYRMISGIDLEIAKIRERLKATGQDQNTIIILMGDNGYFMGERQLAGKWLMYDNSIRVPLIIYDPRLNKHLDLDEMALNVDVPKTILDIAGVKAPTKWQGKSLYPLVKGTTKSLQRDTILIEHLWEFANIPPSEGIRTKDWKYFRYVNDKSTEELYSLKGDPKEIRNLAADPKYKKQLLALRKKNDELAQRFSDGNSAPPTNLTVDWTQTGGQKVLTEAATPFRWTTPSYAGKETSYQVLVSSSPEKSEQNLGDVWDSGQMKDKSAAGVSGEFANATTKAPSSPRVPLQANTDYFWKVRIWDKDNRVSEYSPTQLFKVTD; this is encoded by the coding sequence ATGCAGCGTACCCGTTCATTCCTCTTTGCCTGTCTTTCTATTCTGCTGGCGGGCAAACCATTAATGGCCCAAAAGACCGCAACTTCCACAAAGCAGGCCTCGGTCCAACCCAACATTATTTTCATCCTCACCGACGACCAGCGCTGGGATGCGCTCGGCTACGCGGGTAATAAACTCATTCATACCCCCGAAATGGATAAATTGGCGCGTCAGGGAGTGTATTTCAAAAACGCGGCGGTAAGTACCCCCATCTGCGCGGCCAGCCGGGCTACTTTATTGAGCGGGATGTACGAGCGTAGCCATCGGTACAGCTTCACGACGGGGCCGATTCGGGACGAGTACATGGAGACTGCCTACCCCAAGGTATTGCGGGACGCGGGCTACTACACGGGCTTTTTCGGGAAATTTGGGGTAAAGTATAAGGATAAAGAGAAGCTTTTCGATGTACATGACGATTACGACCGCGGCCCGTACCCCGACCGGCGGGGGTACTACTACAAGAAAATCGGCAACGATACTGTCCATCTGACGCGCTACACCGGGCAACAGGCGCTGGATTTCCTGGATAAAGCCCCCAAAGACAAGCCCTTTTGCCTGTCATTGAGTTTCAGCGCGCCGCATGCCCATGATTCCGCTAAGGATCAGTACTTCTGGCAAAAGGAAACGGATCATCTGCTGGCAAGTACCGAGATGCCCAAGGCCGATCTTAGCGAAGACATGTACTTCAACCGGCTGCCCAAACCCGTCCGTGACGGCTTTAACCGGACCCGGTGGTACTGGCGTTACGACACGCCCGAAAAGTACCAGCATAGCGTTAAGGGCTACTACCGTATGATTTCGGGGATCGATCTGGAAATTGCCAAAATCCGGGAACGCCTGAAAGCAACGGGGCAGGATCAGAATACGATCATTATTCTCATGGGTGACAATGGGTACTTTATGGGCGAGCGGCAGTTGGCAGGCAAGTGGCTGATGTACGATAACTCCATCCGGGTACCCCTGATTATCTACGATCCGCGCCTCAATAAACATCTGGATCTGGACGAAATGGCCCTGAATGTCGATGTGCCGAAAACAATTCTGGACATCGCCGGGGTGAAGGCGCCCACCAAATGGCAGGGAAAAAGCCTGTATCCGCTCGTGAAAGGTACCACCAAAAGTCTGCAACGCGATACCATTCTGATCGAGCATCTGTGGGAGTTTGCCAACATCCCGCCCAGCGAGGGCATCCGGACCAAAGATTGGAAGTACTTCCGCTATGTGAACGACAAATCCACCGAAGAGCTGTATTCGCTCAAAGGCGATCCGAAGGAAATCCGTAACCTGGCGGCTGACCCTAAATATAAAAAACAACTGCTGGCTCTACGCAAGAAAAACGACGAGTTAGCCCAAAGGTTCAGCGACGGAAATTCGGCTCCCCCCACAAACCTGACCGTAGATTGGACACAGACCGGTGGGCAAAAAGTACTGACTGAAGCCGCTACGCCGTTTCGCTGGACCACACCCTCGTACGCAGGCAAGGAAACTTCCTATCAGGTGTTGGTATCTTCTTCTCCCGAAAAAAGTGAACAGAATCTGGGCGACGTGTGGGATAGCGGACAGATGAAGGACAAATCGGCGGCCGGCGTTTCGGGCGAATTTGCCAATGCCACCACCAAGGCACCTTCCAGCCCCAGGGTACCCCTGCAAGCCAATACCGACTATTTCTGGAAAGTCAGGATCTGGGACAAAGACAACCGCGTGTCGGAATATTCACCCACTCAGCTGTTCAAGGTGACTGACTGA
- a CDS encoding DUF4890 domain-containing protein: MRKLMIMLGLLVLGTASYAQQRGGGNATPEVRAERQTKMMTEKLGLSEDQQKQVYTLQLARVNKMQELRESQNRDGMRTANEEFQKNLAAILTPDQAKKYEEMEAEMRAQRGGGGQRGPR, from the coding sequence ATGAGAAAATTAATGATCATGCTGGGCTTGCTGGTACTGGGTACCGCTTCCTACGCACAACAACGCGGTGGTGGCAACGCTACTCCCGAAGTACGGGCCGAGCGGCAGACGAAGATGATGACGGAGAAGCTCGGGTTGTCCGAGGATCAGCAGAAGCAAGTGTACACGCTGCAACTGGCTCGGGTAAATAAAATGCAGGAGCTGCGCGAATCACAAAACCGGGATGGAATGAGAACCGCCAACGAAGAATTCCAGAAAAACCTGGCGGCTATCCTGACCCCGGATCAAGCAAAGAAGTATGAAGAAATGGAAGCCGAAATGCGCGCCCAACGCGGTGGCGGCGGTCAACGCGGACCGAGGTAA
- a CDS encoding peptide chain release factor 3, translating to MSYQEEIKKRRTFAIISHPDAGKTTLTEKLLLFGGAIQTAGAVKSNKIKKTATSDFMEIEKQRGISVATSVMTFEYKDLLINILDTPGHKDFAEDTYRTLTAVDSVILVIDCVKGVEEQTERLMEVCRMRKTPVIIFINKLDREGQSPFDLLDELEDKLKIRVRPLTWPINMGAQFKGVYSLYEKKLYFFRINKTKIEEDVVEIGLDDEKLPKLLGERDAATLREEVELIEGVYDPFSEEAYDAGELAPVFFGSAINNFGVKELLDTFCEISPTPQPRPTDVRPVEPTEDKLSGFVFKIHANLDPRHRDRIAFFRVCSGKFERRKFYHHVRLNKDVRFSSPFTFMASDKSILEEGYPGDVVGLYDTGNFKIGDTLTEGEDLQFSGIPNFSPEIFKELVNLDPMKSKQLDKGVQQLTDEGVAQLFTLELGNRKIVGTVGELQFDVIQYRLENEYGAKCRWVPMNISRACWITADDKQKLAEFIRLKGNQIAYDKDNNPVFLAESEWMIRMNRENNPGIQFHFTSEFKTEAVI from the coding sequence TTGAGCTACCAAGAAGAAATAAAAAAACGCCGGACATTTGCCATCATCAGTCACCCTGATGCAGGTAAAACTACACTGACCGAAAAATTGCTGCTGTTTGGCGGAGCCATCCAGACGGCCGGGGCCGTGAAGTCCAATAAAATTAAGAAAACCGCTACCTCCGACTTCATGGAAATCGAGAAGCAGCGCGGTATTTCGGTGGCTACCTCGGTGATGACGTTTGAGTATAAAGATCTGCTGATTAATATTCTGGACACGCCGGGCCACAAGGATTTTGCCGAGGATACCTACCGTACCCTCACGGCGGTGGATAGTGTAATCCTGGTCATCGACTGCGTGAAAGGCGTGGAGGAACAGACCGAACGCCTGATGGAGGTATGCCGGATGCGAAAGACACCCGTCATTATTTTTATCAACAAGCTCGACCGCGAGGGACAAAGTCCGTTCGATCTGCTAGATGAATTAGAAGACAAGCTCAAAATCAGGGTACGCCCGCTGACGTGGCCCATCAACATGGGCGCGCAGTTCAAGGGGGTCTACAGCCTGTATGAGAAGAAGTTGTATTTCTTCCGCATTAATAAAACCAAGATTGAGGAAGATGTGGTGGAGATTGGTCTGGACGACGAAAAACTCCCCAAACTACTGGGCGAGCGCGATGCGGCTACCCTGCGCGAAGAAGTGGAACTGATCGAAGGTGTGTACGATCCGTTTTCGGAAGAAGCCTACGATGCGGGCGAGCTGGCTCCCGTGTTTTTTGGGAGCGCCATCAACAATTTTGGGGTAAAAGAATTGCTGGATACTTTCTGTGAAATTTCACCTACCCCCCAGCCGCGCCCGACCGACGTGCGGCCCGTGGAACCGACCGAAGATAAGCTGAGTGGCTTCGTGTTCAAGATTCACGCGAACCTCGATCCGCGCCATCGCGACCGCATCGCGTTTTTCCGGGTTTGTTCGGGCAAATTCGAGCGGCGCAAGTTTTACCACCACGTACGGCTGAACAAGGACGTGCGGTTTTCGAGTCCCTTCACGTTCATGGCTTCTGACAAAAGTATTCTGGAAGAGGGGTACCCTGGCGATGTGGTGGGCTTGTATGACACCGGAAATTTCAAGATTGGCGACACGCTCACCGAAGGGGAGGATTTGCAATTTTCGGGTATCCCCAATTTCTCGCCGGAGATATTCAAGGAGCTGGTCAATCTGGATCCTATGAAATCCAAGCAATTGGATAAAGGCGTGCAGCAACTTACCGACGAAGGCGTAGCGCAGCTATTTACGCTGGAACTGGGCAATCGGAAAATCGTAGGTACCGTAGGTGAACTGCAATTTGATGTGATCCAGTACCGCCTCGAAAACGAGTACGGAGCAAAGTGTCGCTGGGTACCTATGAATATTTCCCGCGCCTGCTGGATCACGGCCGACGACAAACAGAAACTCGCCGAATTCATCCGTTTGAAAGGCAACCAGATCGCTTACGACAAAGACAATAATCCCGTTTTTCTGGCCGAATCGGAATGGATGATTCGCATGAATCGCGAGAACAACCCCGGCATTCAGTTCCACTTCACGTCGGAATTTAAAACGGAAGCCGTTATTTAA